The genome window CAAACTAGGAACAGAGGGATGGTTTGAGGGGAGTGGAACAGTCTTTTTTCTTTAATGAGAATGTGTGAACAAGCTTCAAGAGGAAGTAGCACCAATAATTTTAAATAATAGAAATGTAAAGAGGATAGTACGGCTGCTATCTAGTGAAGCTTGCGAAGAATCTGGCCACTCAGCGGTACTGTCGCGTCCCCTTTTCATTATTTAGAAGGAATAAAAGATTTGTTGTGGTTATCCTGACTGGCTACCGCATCGTCCGTAATTGTCGGAACACCTAATTTTCTCGGAGTAGCGTGTCGGTAGCACATATTTATAAACCAAACAGATTATAACTGATTGAGCTTGCTAACAGGCTCTTCTCCATTTTCTATACGTTTTATATTCTTTATAAAGAAGTCATATCTTTTTTTATGAAATTTCCGACCATCAGGCATTCCTGCTGTATGGGGAGTAAGTATCACATTACCCAGATTCCGGAGCTCACTGTCAATAGGAAGCGGTTCGGATTCAAAAACATCCAGGCATGCACCTGAAATGTTCTTGTTTTTTAATGCAGCAATCAAGTCACTTTCGTGCACAATCCCGCCGCGGGCTGTATTGATAAAAAGAGCGGTCTTCTTCATTTTTCTAAATGCAGCTTTGTTGATCAGGTGTTTGGTTTGCTGATTCAAAGGTACATGTACACTGACTATGTCCGATGTGCTTAGAAGTCTCAAGCTATTGTAAGCTATTGGTTAAAAACAATGGCGTAGGAAATGGGGACCATTTGATTGAGTGAAAAAAGGGGTACCAAAAAATCTGTCCCCCTCTTAGAAAGTCTCGAAATATATAGTTATCCTACTTAGCAAATGCTTCAAAATAAATCTTTTATTGGCAACTTCAGTTAGCGATACTTAGTTCTTTCCTCCATTCAATCATTTCCGCAATGAGCAATTTAATTGTTTCTGTACTCATAAATTGATCTTCTGCATGCATTAATAAAATGGAGAATTCTGTTTTATTACCCGCAGCCTCATTTTTAATTAATTCACCATGAATTTTATGACCTTCAACCAAAAGGTCTGATCCTTCCTTCATCAATGAAGCTGCACTGGAAAAATCACCATTTTTCGCTTGAGCTAGTGCTTCTATAAACTTTGTTTTCGCCATTCCTACATTCCCAATGATTTGAAAAGCAATTAGTTCTATTCCTTCCATTCCTATCCCTCGCCATCTAATAAACTATTTTTCTATCATTTCTAAAGCGGTCTCCAGAACTGCCGCTCCGTTTACTCTTCCATAATCAACAAAATCAATGACAGTAACAGGAATACTATTACCGACTACTTTCTCTGTATTGCTTTTTAAATATCCTACCTGTGGTCCCAATAAAATAATATCTGCTTTTTCCCAGTTTTCATGTAATTCTGCATCTGAAACTGCCCAAATATTTACCTCCATGCTCTGGTCTTTTGCCGCCTGCTTCATTTTTTCTACTAAAAAACTTGTAGACATTCCTTGATTACATACTAATAAAATATTTTTCATACAAACCACTCCTCCTATAGAATAGACTGTTTTATTTCCTTATTTATTCTGCATGGCACTTACTCTCTCATCTATTTTCAAAAATGGCAGATACATAAATACTGTTATGATGATTATTAATAATTGTAATATAGATGCTCGCCAGTCACCTCCTGTAGCTAGGAATCCTGAAATAATCGGTGGCGTAGTCCATGGGGTTTGAACAACCACGTGATTTATTAAACCTACAGCTGTCGCAAAATAGGCAACTGATAAAGAAAAAATTGGAGCAAGAACAAATGGAATGATTAACATTGGGTTAAATACAATTGGTAGCCCAAATATAATTGGTTCACTAATATTAAAGATAGAAGGTGTTAAGGACATTTTCGATATATCTCTATAATCCTTACGTCTACTAAAAATAAAAATGGCAATTAACAATGAAATCGTATTTCCCGATCCCCCCATAACAGCGAAGGTATCTTTAAAAGCCATATTAATTATATGGGGTATCTCTTGATGATTAGCGTATGCTAACATATTATCTTGCATGTTTTGTAATAAAAAAGGATCCAAAAGTGCTCCAGAAATAACTGCCTGATGGATACCGAATCCAAAAAATAAATTAGCGATAGAAGTAATTAATAAGAACCCTGGTAAACTGGTTGTCACATAGCTTAACGGCTTAGTAATAATGGTGGATATTAAAGTATTAAAATCCATATTAAATAATTGATTTAATAAAAAGGATGCAACTGCAAAGATGATAACATTCACCATAATTGGAATTAACACATTAAAAGATTTAATAACTGCCGGTGGTATATTTCCACTGATATTGATTTGCATTTTTTTATTTGAAGATAATTTTATAAATAAATCGGTTGCAAGCAGCCCTACGATAATTCCAACAAACATCCCTGATGCGCTTGTATAACTTACAGGAATCACATTAGAAACAAGAAAGCTTTCGGTTGATCCTTCTGGTGAAAAAGTCGTTGTCAATGGTGTAACTACTATCATTGTAGAAAGTACAACTAAGATTGGAGCTATTACATTTTTATATCCCCTATTTACACATAGATGATAAGAAATGGCAACAGCTACTAAAAGTGTCATGATATTCAGTGTACCGTTAGCAATGGATACCCCAATAGATTGCCAAGTTGTTAAAGTATCAGGATTAACCAAATTTCCCATAAAACCAGTTGGCTCTAAAATAACATAATTAATTAGAGTCATAAATCCAGCTAGTATCATAAATGGCATAATCGATGCAAAGGCATCACGCAAACTTCTTAGATGAATCTGCGCTCCTAATTTTTGTGCAACAAAAGCAAACCGATCTGCAATACCTTGCTTTGTTGAGTTATTCATGATCTATCCACCCTTTTTATTTTATTTATCCTAATTTACTCGTTTCGTACTCAAATCCGTTGTCCTTGCTCATTTTTTATAAAATTCTCCACTTTTCTTGATTGTTCTTTCTTGTGTCTCTAAATTAAGAGAAACTAGTCCATATCGATTTTTATAAGCATTAATCCATGACCAGCAATCAATAAATGTCCATAAATGATATCCTTTGATATGGCAGCCTGCTTGAATGGCTTTATGGACATAGGCGAGATGATCTTTAATAAACTCAATTCGATAATCATCGATAATTTGTCCATGCTCATTAAGAAATCGTTCTTCATTCGCTACCCCCATACCATTTTCAGATATAAAAGCTTCTATATTACCGTAATTATCTCTAATGTCTATACATAGATCATAGATACCCTTTTCATAAATTTCCCATCCGCGGTACACATTCATTTTTTTCCCTGGCATATTATGAAGTTCAAAAAACCATTCGGGTAAAAAAGGGCTTTTTTTATTAATTTCTGTCAGGCGTGCCTTCACTCTTCTTGGTTCATAATAATTCAACCCTAAAATTTGAGAAGTATTTTCCGCAATTACTTTTAAATCGTTCTCTTCATATAAAGGCATCTGGTTATATTCCTGCAATATTTTTACCAATTTCTTTGGAAATGTTCCTTTAACCATGGGGTCTAAAAAGCTTCTTGTATAAAAGGCATCCGCAATTTCAGCTGCTTCTACATCAAACTCATTTTGGCTTCTCGGATAAGTTGGACTTAAGTTTAATATTACTCCTATCTTAGAAGGCAGTTGCTTTTCCTTAAAAGATTGAATAGCCTTCGCATGTGCCAATATAGTATTAAATGCTGCCTGTGCGCCACGCTTGAAATCTACTAAATTTGGATAATGAAAATCTTCTAAATAACTTCCTAAAATTGGTCCTAACGGCTCATTAAAGGTGAACCAATGATAAACCAAATCACCAAACTCTTCAAAACAAGCAGCTGCATAATTTACATATGCTTCAACCACTTCACGTGATTCCCATCCTCCCTTTTCTTGAAGTACATACGGCATATCAAAATGATAAAGATTAGCAAAAGGTTTGATACCGTTTTCATTCATTTCAGTCAAAAGGTTTCGATAGAAAGAAATAGCCTTTGGATTTCTTTCTCCTACTCCACCATCTGGAAACATCCTTGCCCATGAGATGGAAATACGGAAAGAATTATGCCCTGTTTCCTTCATTAATTGAATATCTTCCTTGTATCGATTTATATGATCAGTTGTTACTTCAGGTCCAATCCCCTGATAAAAACGTGATGGTTCCGTTTTAAACCAATGTTCCCAAACTGTTTCAGCTTTTCCTGTATTACCTCTACCTTCTGCTTGCTCAGCTGACCAAGCCGTTCCCCACCAAAAACCACTCGGAAACGTTAACATTTCTTTCATAATAAATGCCTCCCTCTTTCCTTTACGAACAAACTATAACACTCTTTTTAATATAAGTAAATACTTTTAATGAAAAGTATATATCTTTTGTGATTTATATACTTGTTTTTAACTGTATGGTATACTTATTATGAAAACCGTTATAAAATGGAGGATTTAACTTGAGTCAGTTACCTAAATATATGGAAATATATACAGATATTAGAGATAAGATAAATAATAACGAATATGAGATAAATGAAAAGTTACCTGACGGGGATACGCTTGCTGATTATTACCAATGCAGTAAACTGACAGTAAAAAAAGCATTAGATATTCTTGTAAAAGAAGGAATGGTTGTTAGACGTAGAGGTTCCGGAACTTATGTAAAAGGGGTTTCTACTAATGGAGGAGCTATTGCATTAGGTCCATCAGAAGGTTTATCTAACATTGTTGGAAAAGAAAATATTTCCTCAAAAATCATTCTTTTTTCGATCGAAAAACCGTCCTTAGAAATTGCCAAAAAACTTGAGATTGATGACGAATATATTTATCGAATTATTCGAACACGGCATATTAATAATAAGCCTTATTCGCTGGAACATACTTACATGCCTTTATCTATTATTACTGGACTAGAGCCAAAACATCTAGAAGGATCCATCTATAATTATATACGCGAGGAATTAAAGCTGAAAACGCATAGCACCCATGTCTGGATTAGAGGAGACAAAGCAAATAGTGAAGATACTTCTTTACTAAAGATTCCAGACAACTCCTTCATGATGGAAATCGAAAAATTAGCTCAGTTAGAAGATGGAAGAATATTCGAATACTCCATCACACGCCATCTGCACGAAAGTTTTGTTTTTGAAACAGTTTTTGTTCATAACTAAGTAGGAAATAAGAGGGCAGGTGTGGAGTATCCCAAATCAGAAGGAAATTTCCAATCTTTACCCATTTAACCAGAACTGAGGACTATATTCATTAATAAAATAATAAAATAGTTTATATCCATTTTATTAATGAATAAGGGAGAAGAAAAAAATGGGAATAGTGAATGGAAAGACATATTTATCACGAATCAGCAGTTTATCTACAGAAATTTGGTTAGATGGGGAAAAAGTCCAGGATCTCTCTAACCATCCTGCTTTTAAAGGGATACTACATTCAAAAGCTTCTCTTTATGATTTACAATGTCAGCCTAACTTAAAGGAGGAAATGACTTTCTTGTCCCCATTATCTGGGGACTCTATAGGTATGTCATACTTACAGCCAAAGACAAAAGAGGATTTGCGAAAAAGAAGAAGGATGATCGAACGGTGGGCTAAGGAAACAGCAGGAATGATGGGACGGAGCCCAGATTATTTAAATACAGTAATCATGAGTTTTGCCACTTCTGCTTCCCTTTTAGAAGGAAAGGAAAATTGTTATCCAAAACATATCCAATCCTTATACGAATCGGCAAGAGAAAAGGATCTTAGTTTTACCCATACTTTTATAACTCCTCAAGTTAATCGCTCGAGTATGTATCTAGAGTATTCCAACGAGCCAATCTCTGCCCAAATAATCGAGAAAAATAATAAGGGGCTAATTATTAAAGGAGCGCGGCTCCTAGCCACACAGGGAGGCCTTACAGATGAACTTTTGGTTTTTGGGGCGCCCAGATTTGCAAAAGAGGAAGCATTTGCATTTGCAATACCTTCAGACACTAAAGGAGTAAAGTTTCTCTGCAGAGAGTCCTATGTAGGAGGAGAATCTACTATTGATTATCCATTAAGCTCACGATTCGAAGAAATGGATTCTATTGTTGTATTTGATAACGTCCTTGTTCCATGGGAACGTGTTTTTTTCCATGAAGATCTAGAAACCGCAAGTATGTTTTTAACTCAAAGCTCTTTTAATTCATTTGCTTATCATCAAGTTATTACTAGGCAAATTGTCAAAACAGAGTTTATTTTGGGCTTAGCGGAAAATATGATAAATACGATTGACGTAGGCGAATATCAACACATCCAAGAAAAGATGGCAGAAATCATTATTGGATTAGAAACGTTGAAAGCACTATTAGAAAAAGCAGAGAACGATGCTCTCTTAAATGACCAAGGATTTATGATTCCAAACAAAACCATCCTGCTAGTTGCTAGTAATATTTTCCCGAAAATTTATCCTCGTTTTTCCGAAATCCTTCAACTAATTGGCGCAAGCGGTTTAGTATCACTGCCAACAGAGAAAATGTTTCACTCAGAAGTTGGGAAAGATTTAAATCAATATCTTCAAGCAACGTGCAGATCTGCAGATGAGCGCAATAAAATCTTTCGATTAGCTTGGGATTTAACAATGAGCTCCTTCGGCACAAGACAGACACAATATGAAAGATATTTTTTTGGTGATCCTGTCCGTCTTTCTGGATTTTTATATAATAACTACCCTAAAAGTAATTATGTAGAGAGAATTAATGAATTTTTGACAGACTGAATTATCAACGGCTGCCCAAATGACTACATATGGGCAGCACTTCTGCATAAGGTTAATAACTAATGAGCGCCCTTCCCTTTTCCTCCCAAATTCAGCCGTCGCATTATTTTCGTCAATAAATCCTGGCATACTTTAACTCAGGAACAATAAAGGATTATTACAGATGGCAATCGAATATTAAATTTTTAAAAAAGGAGGAATAGAATCATGCAAAAGGTTATGGAGGGAATAAATTATTGGATAAAAAGATTACCAGAAGAATTCAACTCTATGTCTGAAAATAGTTCTTCTCATCGTCCCTTGCCAAACAAGTGGTCAAAAAAAGAAATTTTAGGGCATCTTTGTGATTCAGCGATAAATAATATAGAAAGGTTTATCAAAATTCAATATGAAGAACCGGTGTATGCTATTCAATCATATGACCAAAATCATTGGGTTAAGATGCAAAATTATCAGGATAGACCACTTGATGAAATGATAAATCTTTTTCAAACACTCAACAAACAAATTATTCACATTGTAAAAAACATCCCAGTCGAAAAGCTTTCCAATCTTTGCGACATAGGAAATAATCAGCATAAAACACTAGAGTGGCTGATACAAGATTATCATGAGCATATGGAACACCATATTCACTCTCAAATCTTAATCGAAAAATCTTATTAAAAGAAAAGACACACATTAAAATCTGCTATATTTATAACCCCGTTCTCCTTTTAGAACGGGGTTATAAATAGGAAGTCAATCTAAAAAAGTCATATTGTCATTTTATCAATAGAAATCTTTTTACAAAGAATAATAATTACTTAAAGAAATAGGCTCTCCATTTTCATGAGAATCATTTGCAGCAAGGGTAGCAGCTAATGTTTGAACACCATTTTCATAGGATGACAGGATTAATTCTGGCTGATTGGCAGCAATCGCTTTAATGAAAGCTCGATCCTGGGCCTCATAATAATTCAACTTTGGTCGATACGTAGTAGTTGAAAATTCATCTGTAATCGTTATATTGGAACCGTTAAAAGCAACACGGAAATTCTTCCCTAAAATTTCTAGACCCATCCGGTGATCTGGTTGTATAAAAGAGCAGCCTAATTGGCCGATTGCCCCGTTCCTTAAAGTGAAATTGACCGAAGTGACATCTGGTATATCAATATGAGGAATATCCTTTGAAACCAATAGATTCATATTTGCATAGATTTTATCTATATCTCCTGCTAAATAGCGAATTAAATCCAAAATATGTGTGGCTTGTTCTACTAATTGTCCACCTGATTTGGATTGTTCCCGATACCATGGAGTTGGAACAAATTTTGTTAAATAATAGCTGTTAACCATCGCAATTTGTTTGCCTTGTAGATACTCTTTTGCTTTTGCCACTGTATCTAAGTACCGTAAACAGTATCCTGTAGCACAAATAATCCCAGAAGCTTTAATAACCGCAGATTTTCTCTTTACATTATCCAGATTTAATCCAACAGGTTTTTCTACCATAATATGAATGCCCTTTTTAGCAGCCTTTTCCTCGATATCTCCATGGGCAAATGGAGGGACACATATAAAAAGTGCATCCAATGCAGTCTCTTCCATCATCTTGTCTACATCTGTATATGCTGGAATTTGATATTTCTTCCCTACAGCTGTTGCTTGGTCTTCGGATATATCACATACCGCTGCCATTTCTGCCTGTTCAATCAAAGCAATATTCTTCAAATGTACGGATCCAATTCCCCCGACACCTATAAAGCCTACACGAACTTTTCTCATAGCGGACACTCCTCTAAGGACTAACCTTTTTCAGATTTAACACGACATCCAGATGCTTGGAGGTATCTTGGGCAAGATACTCTGGCCCAAATGCATAGGCTGGTATTTCAGCGGTTACTGTATCCTTATAGCCTATGTTCTTTAATGCTTGGTACACTTTTTCCCAATTTACATCCCCAGCTAATAATGGAACAAAGCCAGTAATATTCCCAACGTTCAATTTAAAATCCTTAACATGAACTTTTCGGATTCGCTCTCCTAATATGGAAATCCATTGTTCTGGATAGCCATATTGTAATGCATTGCCGACATCATAATAAGCACCAATATAATCGGAATGGAACTCATCAATATACCTGGCCATTTCGAGTGGAGATAGCAAAAATTTATTCCATACGTTTTCGATTCCCACATGAATATTGTGTTTTTCAGCTAATGGCAGAACTTTTCTTAACTCATCTTGACTGCGCCTATAACAATCAAGGTAAGACGTTTCTTCATTAACTACCCCTGGGACAACTAAAACAGTGTCTGCCCCAATATATCCGGCTAATTCTATTTGTTTTTCAATCACTTTTCTCCCTTGTTCCCGTACCTTTTCATCATAATGAGAAAGAGGGAACTTCCATAATAGATTCGTAGAAATACTGCTTAAGCGTAAACGATAATGCTCTGCCATTTTCCGAATTCGTTTTGCTTCTTCTCTAGACGTATTCATCGTAAGCCCAATGCCATCTATACTTACATTAAGCTCTATTGCATCAAAGCCTGCATCACGACTGTACTTAAATACCATCTCTAATGGTGTATCATCGGGATAACACCACTGATTAATCCCCTTTAGCATCTTTATTCCTCCCTAAATAGCATCCCTGCATAGAGCTATCTCTATTGATTATTCGATTCAATTTTTTCTATCAAAACAGGCCTTTTGCTTTGCGCAGATTCATAGCCTGCCAGAGCAACCTCCATTGCTTTTAGACCATCTTCTCCTGTTATAGTAGGTGCAATTCCCTTTTGCACATTTGTAACAAAGTCTTCTACAAGAGCTTGGTTCATATCATCTCCCCAATAATCCCATTTTGCTCCCTCTGCACTGTACAGCTCACTTTTCTGCGCAAAGGCATCTACTGACAATGTTCCTTTCGTCCCGATTATTTCTAATGTAACGTCTCCCCATGTTGGGAATGTCTTATTTCTTGACCAGCTACAATCAATTGAAGCAAACACATTGTTTTCAAATTCCATTGTTACGATCCCACAATCATCTATCTCATAATCAGAAAAGAGATTATCTACTTCTGCATATACTTCTTTCACATCTGAATTCATATACCATCGCATAATATCCACAAGGTGAACTGTATGATCCATTACGGCGCCGCCGCCTGATTTTTCTTTGTCTACAAACCAGCCGCCCGGGTTAGTGCCGCGATTCGTTCCTTTTATAGCAATAATACTGCCAAGTTCTCCTGTCTCGATAATGTGTTTCGCTTTTACTATTGGTGTACTAAAGCGTACAGGAAAAGCAATTTGCAGGAATACATTATTTTCTTTGCAAACTTCCATCATTTCCAATGCATCCTTCCTATTTGTCGCAATCGGCTTTTCGCATAAAACATGTTTTCCTTTCTTCGCTGCTGCAAGCACATGTTCATGATGCTTATAATTTTCGGAAGTAATGATGACAGCATCTATATCTTGGTCTAAAAGATCTTCATAGTTTGAATAGTAATTGGTACTGTATTTCTTCGCTGCTTCTGCACCGCGAATCTCCTGGTCATCTGCGATTCCTACTAACTCTACTCCTTTGCTTTTCTTTAATGCCTCTGCATAGGCGTACGCATGACCATGAGCAAAACTAATAATTCCTACTCTCATCGTTTTACCTCCATTTCTTGTTTACGCAATTCTACTACTTTTCCTTCCTTTAATGACTCAATAGCAGCTAACGCAATTTCCATTGCTTTATAAGCATCTAGAGGAGTCACTATCGGCTCCTCCTTATTCTTGATACATGAAATAAAATGTTTTAATTCTGTTATATATGGATTTTCTTTTAATGGACTTTCGGGCACCGCGACTCCAGCTGAACCTGTATTATTGTGATTAATGCCTTTTACAAGCGGAGTTGCTTTCGAGCTATCATAGTGAATAACCCCTTCTTTTCCAGCTATTTCAAATTTTGTTGCAAAATTTTGGTGAGCCCAAGTTCCTTCCAAATGAGCAATTACTCCACTTTCAAAGCGCAATGTTACTAATGCATAGTCTAATTTTGCCATCGCTCTTCCTTGGGCACTTTTGGCATAGACTCGCTCTACCTCACCGAAGCACCAGCGTAGATAATCAAAATCATGAATCATTAAGTCTAGCACTAATCCACCACTGCTGTTATAGTCTGCATACCAATCTCTAGAAGCAGATGGGAATCCGCCTCCTCTTTTCGTATTTACAACACCTGGCTTGCCAATTTTCCCTTCTTCTATCATTTGCTTTGCACGCTGGTATTCCGGGAAAAAACGCACGACATGACCTACAAAAAGCTTCACGCCCTTTTTCTTGCAATAGTCGATCATTTCTTTAGCATCCTTTAAATTGCGAGCCAATGGTTTCTCACAAACAACTTGAAAACAATCATCTGCTACTTTTTTGACATATTCCTTATGAAATGGAGTGGGAACACAAACGGACACAACATCAACAGCACCAAGGCTTTCAATCGCTTCCTCATAGCTTGCAAATGCTTGAGCTCCTAATTTCCGTGCCAATTCTTCCGCTTTTTCTAAGGTTCTGTCCACAATTCCAACTAATTGAACATCATCCATGGTTGAATAGGCGAAGGAATGAGTACTCCCCATCGTTCCGGCGCCAATAACTAATGCTTTTAACATATACACACACTCCCTATTCTATTTATCAATTCTTTCTCTTTCTAAATATCTATCTTCTAACCCCTCCAAGTGCAATCCCTGCCAGTAAATGCTTTTGCAGAAAAATAAACATTAACAGCATGGGAATCGTGGACAAGACAGCACCAGCCATTAACAGCGGATAATCTGTAGAATATTGTCCTGAGAAAGTGGAAATCCCAACAGACAATACTCTCATTGACTCAGAGTTTGTCATAACAAGCGGCCATAAGAAATCATTCCATGCAGCGAGAATCGTAAAGATTCCTAAAGCAGTAAGGGCGGGTGTCGAATTTGGTAAAATAATTCTCCAATAGATTCCAAAGTACGAACAACCATCAATTTTAGCTGCTTCATCCAACTCTTTTGGAATGCCCATAAAGAATTGGCGCAGCAAAAAGGTACCATAGGCACTAAAAACGCCTGGAACAATCAAAGCAAAGAATGTGTCAATCCAGCCCAGCTGTGTTAATGTTGCATAATTTGGTATTAAAATTACTTGAGCGGGTACCATAAGCACGGACAGCATTAAAATAAAGAGAACATTTTTCCCAGGAAAATTTAAACGTGCAAAAGCAAATGCAGCTAAAGAACATAAAACAAGTTGACCAATCGTTCTACCTAAAGTGAGAATAATCGTATTCAGATAGTATTTTAAAAAATCCACAGCTTCAAAGACGTTCCCATAATTCTCGAAATGCCATTCCTTAGGGATAATCGTCGGCGGAACTTGCATGGATTCTCCAAAGGATTTCAGAGAGGTAGAAATCATCCAGAGAAATGGCACAATCATGATAAAAGCTCCGATAATGAGCAGTAAATGTCTAGAAACCCGCTTCAAGTAAATCCCCCCTTATTAAGAATCGTAATAAACCCATTTCTTTTGGAAAATAAATTGAATAATGGTCATCAATAGAATGGCAAGAAACAAGATAAATGCTTGGGCAGAAGCAATACCCATTTCACCATACTTAAAGCCTGATTCATAAACGCCATACACAATCGTACGCAGTGGTTCTAATAGCGCTGTACTATTACCAATCATGACAAATAATAAGTCGAATACTTGTAAGGAACTAATCATTCCTGTTATAAAAACAAAGAAAATAGTAGGTGTTAATAGCGGTAAGGTAATACTAAAAAACTTCCGAATCCTTGAAGCACCGTCAATGTCGGCCGCTTCATAATACGTCTTTTCTATTCCCTGAAGTCCCGCTAAGATTAAAATGATATTATTGCCGACACTCATCCATATGTAGACGATAATAACGGATATTAAAGAAATCTTCGGGTCAAATAACCACGATGGCTGCGGAAGATGAAAGATACCTAGAATGTAGTTAATTAAGCCATAATCGGTGTTATATAGCCATTTCCATACCATCCCAACTGCGACCGGCATCGTAACTACTGGCAAGAAATACAAGGTACGATAAAAGATAATGCCTTTTATTTTTTGATTCAGCATGACTGCTATAAATATCGCAATAATGACAGTAAATGGAACGGAAACAAAGGTAAATACTGCTGTATTAACAATCGAACGAAGAAAGGAAGAATCAGTAAATAATTGGATCAAATTTTCTACCCCGACATATTCTGGCATGGAAATACCATTCCATTTTGTAAAGGACAAAGCAAATGAGGCAAGTGCAGGAAAAATATAAAACATAAATAGCCCTATCATGGTGGGAGCAATAAATAAATAAGCAGCAATAGCTTCACGATTGAATTTCTTTTTCTTTCTCTTTCTTGCCACAGTCTCTGGACTCTTTTTATTCACTACCATCGTTTCCAATCGTATCTCTCCCTTCTTTCTTGATTTTTTTCATCCCTTCCCTTTCCATTTGGAATCAATGAAAAGGGAAATTACATTAAAAACCAGCTTAATCCTTCTGTTCTTCTTCCAAAATCGCATTCATTTCTGCAGCAATTTTCTCCAAAGCTTCATCAATCGATTTTTGTCCTAAGAAGGCACCTTGGATTTCCGTTGTTTCAATATTTTGCCATTCTGATGTTTTTTCGGAAACTGGATAAGGGACTGCTTTTTCAAGCGCATCTAAGAATATTTGTAATTCGACATTTGGCAGAGAATCTAACCAAACCTTACTAATTTCCATATGGGCTGGTGTAGCAAATCCTGTCTTAGCCATCACCGTTGTTCCTTCTTTATTAGATAAGCTTTTAATTAGTTCCCAAGCTAAATCTTCATTTTTTGTTTTGCTATTCATTGCCCATCCAATACCATGGACAATGGATGTATCTACTTTTCCTTTCGGCAGGGGCGCTACCCCTAAATCCTCTCCAAGAACCTCTTCATACTCTGCTGCATGAACAGAAATTTCTGGAGTCATGGCCACCTTCT of Niallia circulans contains these proteins:
- a CDS encoding NAD(P)-dependent oxidoreductase, whose translation is MRLLSTSDIVSVHVPLNQQTKHLINKAAFRKMKKTALFINTARGGIVHESDLIAALKNKNISGACLDVFESEPLPIDSELRNLGNVILTPHTAGMPDGRKFHKKRYDFFIKNIKRIENGEEPVSKLNQL
- a CDS encoding PTS lactose/cellobiose transporter subunit IIA: MEGIELIAFQIIGNVGMAKTKFIEALAQAKNGDFSSAASLMKEGSDLLVEGHKIHGELIKNEAAGNKTEFSILLMHAEDQFMSTETIKLLIAEMIEWRKELSIAN
- a CDS encoding PTS sugar transporter subunit IIB, yielding MKNILLVCNQGMSTSFLVEKMKQAAKDQSMEVNIWAVSDAELHENWEKADIILLGPQVGYLKSNTEKVVGNSIPVTVIDFVDYGRVNGAAVLETALEMIEK
- a CDS encoding PTS sugar transporter subunit IIC, with the translated sequence MNNSTKQGIADRFAFVAQKLGAQIHLRSLRDAFASIMPFMILAGFMTLINYVILEPTGFMGNLVNPDTLTTWQSIGVSIANGTLNIMTLLVAVAISYHLCVNRGYKNVIAPILVVLSTMIVVTPLTTTFSPEGSTESFLVSNVIPVSYTSASGMFVGIIVGLLATDLFIKLSSNKKMQINISGNIPPAVIKSFNVLIPIMVNVIIFAVASFLLNQLFNMDFNTLISTIITKPLSYVTTSLPGFLLITSIANLFFGFGIHQAVISGALLDPFLLQNMQDNMLAYANHQEIPHIINMAFKDTFAVMGGSGNTISLLIAIFIFSRRKDYRDISKMSLTPSIFNISEPIIFGLPIVFNPMLIIPFVLAPIFSLSVAYFATAVGLINHVVVQTPWTTPPIISGFLATGGDWRASILQLLIIIITVFMYLPFLKIDERVSAMQNK
- a CDS encoding GntR family transcriptional regulator, giving the protein MSQLPKYMEIYTDIRDKINNNEYEINEKLPDGDTLADYYQCSKLTVKKALDILVKEGMVVRRRGSGTYVKGVSTNGGAIALGPSEGLSNIVGKENISSKIILFSIEKPSLEIAKKLEIDDEYIYRIIRTRHINNKPYSLEHTYMPLSIITGLEPKHLEGSIYNYIREELKLKTHSTHVWIRGDKANSEDTSLLKIPDNSFMMEIEKLAQLEDGRIFEYSITRHLHESFVFETVFVHN
- the hpaB gene encoding 4-hydroxyphenylacetate 3-monooxygenase, oxygenase component, with product MGIVNGKTYLSRISSLSTEIWLDGEKVQDLSNHPAFKGILHSKASLYDLQCQPNLKEEMTFLSPLSGDSIGMSYLQPKTKEDLRKRRRMIERWAKETAGMMGRSPDYLNTVIMSFATSASLLEGKENCYPKHIQSLYESAREKDLSFTHTFITPQVNRSSMYLEYSNEPISAQIIEKNNKGLIIKGARLLATQGGLTDELLVFGAPRFAKEEAFAFAIPSDTKGVKFLCRESYVGGESTIDYPLSSRFEEMDSIVVFDNVLVPWERVFFHEDLETASMFLTQSSFNSFAYHQVITRQIVKTEFILGLAENMINTIDVGEYQHIQEKMAEIIIGLETLKALLEKAENDALLNDQGFMIPNKTILLVASNIFPKIYPRFSEILQLIGASGLVSLPTEKMFHSEVGKDLNQYLQATCRSADERNKIFRLAWDLTMSSFGTRQTQYERYFFGDPVRLSGFLYNNYPKSNYVERINEFLTD
- a CDS encoding DinB family protein, whose translation is MQKVMEGINYWIKRLPEEFNSMSENSSSHRPLPNKWSKKEILGHLCDSAINNIERFIKIQYEEPVYAIQSYDQNHWVKMQNYQDRPLDEMINLFQTLNKQIIHIVKNIPVEKLSNLCDIGNNQHKTLEWLIQDYHEHMEHHIHSQILIEKSY